The DNA window TAAATTCTTTCATGGAATCACTTTTAATTTTATCGTGTGAAGCGTGCCAGTCCATTTTTTGACTTGTAAAATGAAACAATTGTGGCGACTCATGCGTAACTCCCGTAATCTCTTCGATAGCTTTAGAAAGTTCACGATTTTCCTGAACGACTAAATACAAAAAGAGTTGATTCGGGTGCAACGAGCTGTACTCATTATACTCATTCCACGCTTTAGCAGACACTGGGCACGTACTACTGTGTTTGAAGAGCCAGTAATGCTGATTATGCCCTACTGCTTGTTTTAGACTGTCTAAATCGTCTACATGCACTAAGTTTTCCATCTAAATCGCTCCTAGATTAATTCTTTTTATCGTAATTAGTCGTTGGATTTGATGATTTATTGCTGTTGTTGTTGCTGCTGGTCGTATTTGGACCCTTGCTCGCACTTGCTGTGTTGCTGTTCATGTTGCTGCCTGTGTTGGCAGAATTTGACGAGCTTGATTTTTTTTCTTCTTTTACTTCTTCAACCGCTTCTTTTAAAGCGTTGGCTGTGGAAGTGAACGCATCAAAGTCGGCAGATGAATTTTGAATTGTCGAATGAATGTCAATCGACTCTTCGCCTTCTGATGAAGCGGTTCCATCGTCCATCGGTGAATTACCAGCCTTCATATTTTTTACTTTATCAACTACTTTTGTTGATTGTTCTTTTAGCTGTTTTGCGAATCCACCTGAACCATCGTCATTAAAGTCTGTCTGCTGAGAGGCTTTTTCTTTTAATGTAGTTGCTTGAGTTTTAAGATCAGCTTGGAATTCTTTTCCTGATTTAGGAGCAAGAAATAACGCAGCTGCAGCTCCGATAACTCCCCCAACCAAAATACCAACCAAGAAACTTGAACCTCCATCTGATTCTTCATAGTCGTAAAGATCGTCGTAACGGTTTGAAGCTCCGTATGACTGAGGTACATAGTCGCTCTGCTGATAGCTTCTGCCACTATTTTGGCTGTACTGGCCACCTTGCGTATAGTAATCCTTATTATACTGTGAATCGTTCGCATCAGATTGATTATAAAAGTTTTTGTTTTTACTCATTGATATTCCCTCCATTTAATTTATGATAAAAGCAATTTTAATATTGTTCGTTATGAGGTAATTTTTTTTGTCCAGGTACAGGTACCGAAGCAGCATTCGCACGAGCTTCGTAGATTTTACGCTCGTTCCACTTATCACGGATTCCCATAGCCACGTTGCCCCATTGAACAACTTGAGCAATCTTATCTTCATTTTGTTCTACATGCACTCCAACGCTTGACGTAATGCGACGGACAGTAGAGTTTAAATCAGTAACTGAGTTGCCGACACCTTTTACTGCATCTACGACACCGTTTAATTTTTCTGATTTCACTTGAATGTCTTCAGCTAGTTCATTTGTTTTATGCAATAGGTTTGTTGTTTCCAACGTTACCCCCTGCAATTGATTTTCAAGACCGGCTACGGTACCTGAAACTTCTTTTAATGTGTTTTTCAACGAATTTAATGTCATTGCCAACGCTATGCATAGAACTAAGAATCCAATAGCGGCCACGATCGCGGCAATGTAAAGCAAAATTTGCCAATCCATTCTATTTCCTCCTTTTAAACGAATTATGTTATATCCTTTTCTACCCTTGAAGAGTTTGGATTAAACACCGTCTTTATTATTATTCGACAAAAATAGTTTCGTTCCTGCATGAAAAAACAGTTTAACTCGAAAGTTAAACTGTTTTTCCTGTATTCAATCCATTTTCGAATGCTTCTTGGAATTTAGTGACGTCTCCCGCACCCATGAACAAATAAACTGCGTTACCATGCTTGGCTAGTAAGTCTACCTCTTCTAACTGTAGCAAATGACTGCCTTCGATTTTCTCAGCTAAATCTTGAATTTTAAGCGTCCCTACTTTTTCGCGTGCAGAACCAAAGATGTCACAAAGATAAACCTGATCTGCTTCAGCCAGGCAATCAGCGAACTCTTGTAAGAAAGTTTGTGTCCGCGTAAATGTATGTGGCTGGAAAATAGCGATAAGTTCACGCTCCGGATATTTTTGGCGAGCGGATTGTAAAGTTGCCCGGATTTCTGTCGGATGATGCGCATAGTCATCGATTAAAATTCGATCACCAATTGCTGATTGTGTGAATCTACGCTTTACTCCTTCAAAATCTTCAAATTGCTGCTGAATGATATCTGCAGGAATGTTTTCATAATGGCAAAGCGAAATAACTGCTAACGCATTTAAGATCGCATGATCTCCAAACATCGGTAGCGTAAATGTATGAAAAAACTCATTACGAATCACGACATCAAAAGTAGTACCCTCAACGGTTTTCGTAACATTTCTCGCTTGGAAGTCATTTTCTTCCCCAAAGCCGTAGTAAACGACAGGGATTGGTGCTTGAATCCGTTGCAAGTATTCATCATCACCACAAGCAATGATGCATTTCTTCACTTGCTGCGCCATTTCTTCAAATGCCTTAAAGACATCATCAATTCCCGTAAAATAATCGGGATGATCGAAATCGATATTGGTCATAATTGCGTAATCTGGGTGATAAGCCAAAAAATGTCGACGGTATTCGCAAGCTTCTGCGACGAAGAAATGAGAATCTTCTTGTCCGACGCCTGTTCCGTCTCCTATTAAATACGACACAGGTTTATAGCCAGCTAAGACATGCGCCATTAAGCCTGTCGTCGATGTTTTACCATGCGCTCCTGTAATGGCAACTGATACGTATTGGCGCATCAAATCCCCTAGGAACTGATGATACCGAATAATCGTAGCACCTAATTCACGTGCTTGAACCAACTCAGGATGATCATCACCAAATGCATTTCCTGCAATAATGGTCATCTCTTTTTCTATATTGTTTGCATCAAACGGCAAAATGGTAATGCCTCTTTCGCGTAATCGATCTTCTGTAAAAAAATGTTGCTCAATATCCGAGCCTTGTACGTGTTCTCCCATATCATGCATGATTTGGGCAAGTGGACTCATACCAGAACCTTTGATTCCGGTAAAATGTAAAACTGTCATAAATGAACCTCCTGTGGGAGTTGAAAATTAGTCTATATAAGTCGCTAAGCGAACTTTATAGCTGATAAAGATAAGCACAAGTACAGTATTATATCATAAATTTGTCTTTCTTTAAAATGCCTCATTATTTACTGCATTCTTTTTTATGTGGCTAGCTTGTAGATTTTTCTACTTAGCGTTTCTTTCTCGTATTAAAGGAAAACTGAAGTCGTCTGTAGAAAATCCACAGACGACTAGCTTTTACCGAAATACTTCTTCAATATCGTTTTCTGTAATTAACACTGACCGAGCTTTGCTCCCATTCTGCTCTGAAATAAAACCATGTTTTTCGATTAAATCCATTAACCGCGCAGCTCGATTATAGCCAATATGGAACTTCCTCTGCAACAGCGATGTGGATGCACTTCCTTGTGTCATGATGAATCGACAAGCCTCTTCAAACAGGTCATCCTGTTCAGCAGGAGACTCACTTCGCTTGATCAATTCTTCTTCTCTAAAAAAGTATTCAGGCTTGCCTTGCAATCTGACATGCTCAATGACTTTTTCAATTTCGTCATCGGTAACAAACGTCCCTTGTAAACGATTTGGAGCCGACATTCCGTTTCCAAGATACAACATGTCTCCTCGTCCAAGAAGACGCTCTGCACCTTGAGAATCCAGTATCGTGCGACTATCTACTTGCGATGAAACCGAAAACGCAATACGTGTCGGAATATTGGATTTGATCAATCCTGTAATCACATCTACAGACGGACGTTGAGTCGCAATCACTAAATGGATACCGCAAGCGCGAGCTTTTTGTGCAATCCGACAAATAGAATCTTCGACATCTGAAGGAGACATCATCATTAAATCGGCTAATTCATCAATCACAATTAAGATATACGGCAAATGCTGCACGTAATCTCCTTTTTCTTTCACTAATTTATTGTAGCGACTAATATCACGCACACCACTATGTGCGAACAATTGATAGCGTCGTTCCATTTCTTCAACTGCCCATTTTAATGATGCAGTTGCCGCTTTGACATCAGTAATAACGGGACTGACTAGATGCGGTATATGATTATACGGTGCCAGCTCGACCATTTTCGGATCGATTAGCAACAGCTTCAAGTCTCTTGGTGATGATTTATATAACAAGCTGACCAGCAACGAATTGATGCACACCGATTTCCCAGAACCTGTAGCACCCGCAATTAAGCCATGAGGCATTTTACGTAAATCAAGCGTGACCGGCTTGCCAGTCAAGTCCAGCCCAAGAGCCGCTTCGAGTGGAGAATCCGACTCTTCAAAAATAGCACTACCGATAATTTCAGAAATCCGTACAGCACGACTTGTGCGATTCGGAATTTCAATTCCAATGGAACTTTTCCCAGGAATTGGCGCTTGAATTCGAATATCTCTAGCTGCTAACGCCAATTTTAAATCATCCGCTAAATTGCGAATTTTGCTAACTTTTATGCCTTGTGCAACTTTCAACTCGAACTGCGTTACAGCTGGACCTTGGACGATACTTAAAATTTCAGCTTTAATCTGAAAATGAGACAATGCTTCGATTAACCGTATGCCTTGCTCATCCATCCAAACATCATCTTTACGATCGTTTTCAGGAGCCATCAAATATTCTAAGAGTGGCAGCTGATAAGCTTGAGATTCAGCTTCTGATACTGAATTGAAGGCATGTGAAGGCTGATCAACTAAATTTACCGTTTTTTTTTCCGATAGTGGCGTTGTTACTAGTTGCTCATCATGCGGTGGAACATCTGACAATGGTTTAGTTTTGTTTTTTAACAGTTCTTTGTCTGATTTAAGCATTAGCACATTAAATGGCACGGTTTTTTCGCGTTTTGGCGCAGGTGTTGACATTGCTTCAGTTGATGGCTGTTGTTCCTGTGCCGGTAACTCTCTAGCCATTGCTGATTCGGACTGCTCTTCGTCAATTTTCAGCTCTGTTACTGCGGACAACTCGATCGTAGGCTCTGATATTGTTTCTAATTCATTGTTTTCCTCCGTAGCAGCTGCTACTGGTGCCGTTTTTATCGGTGAAAAGGGCGGTACTATCCGTTCATCTTGCTTCTCTTCTACAATAGAAACTTCAGCTGGCTCTTCTTCGGAAACATTGATTACTACAGACTCTTCGATTGATTCTGTAGTTTCAACAGCTTTGGCAACCGCTATTATCGGTTCTTCCTTTTTTTCAAAAATTGGAGCAATCTCGTGTTCGATTGGCGCTTTCGGTTTATGCCATCCGCTTCTAGCCTTTTCTTCTATAGCTTCATCTAGCAACTGACGGCTTATCTTTTCTTCTCTGTCCTCTCCTAACTTTTGAGTAGGTGCAGGTCGAGCCGTATTAAAGCCGTGAATCGGTGAAGCGATACGAGTTGGTTCAAACCGGCGCGTCTTATTGACCGGCAATTCGGCATTTTTCCGATTGGCAATTGTCGATTGACGGATTGGTGCCTCTTTTGGCCCCATCACTTTTTTTTCTATGGGAAATACAGGCTCTTTTCGAGATGTTTCTCTTTCACGTTCATTGAAAAACGGCTTTTCTTGACGCGGTGCTGCGCGTTTTACATCGTGAATAAAACCCTCTTTTTCTTCATCTGGAATAAGTGGAAAGCGAAAAGGTGCTTTTTCTTTTTTTACAGTCGGGGGCGTTTCAGAGATAATTTCTTCTTCTTCGAACTCCTCGGTGTCATCTGTGAACATGCGATTCCATACATTTTTAATCCAGCTCATTCTGCATCACGCCTTTACTTTGAAAGCTGAACCGATTTCTGCATCATCAGACAAGACAAGAATTCCTTTTTCATCTGGTGCATCTGGTAAAGCTAGCTCTTTTGCCGAACAAATCATTCCAGACGATGCCACTCCCCGAAGTTCTGCATCACGAATGATCATTCCTGAAGGCATTACAGCTCCTACTTTTGCCACAACAACTTTTTGTCCTTGCTCAACGTTTGGAGCACCACAGACAATCTGTAATTGCTCGTCTCCAACAACTACTTGGCAAACATTCAATTTGTCAGCATTCGGGTGCTTTTCTTTAGCTTCTACAAATCCAATAACAAATTTTGGTGAAAAATCGACTTCAAGAGTAAAATCAACACCATTTTTAGCTAGTGCATTTTGCAAAGATGTTACAAGCTTTTCAGACACTTCTACTTGTTGGCCTTCAGCTAATTCTGCATAGCTTGAAGCGTTGAATACATTAAATCCAGCAATCGTTCCCGTTGCATCTTTGATCAATGTGATATCCCCAAATTGTTCTGGGTTAATTTTTTCTGGAGTTTCTGTTTGCAGTTGAACGAGCAACACATCGCCAATTCCTTCGTTGTTATAAAATACATTCATTTTTTATCGTTCTCCTCGTTTGGTCTATTTTTTGCCATAATGAAAATCGGCTCTAATTCGTCATTTTCATAAATGAACGATAAGGAAGTGATCGGCACTTTGCCATTCGTAAAGAAATGCATAGCCATTTGCGCGAGCACGTCGTATCCCGTTTCATTTCGGATATCGCCTATAATCAATACATCTTGATGAGGTACAGATACGGTCATATCCCCTGTAATTTTAGCTTTCATTTCTTTTAAAAACGATTCGTTCAAAATTCTTGAAGCGTCATAACCATCGTTTTCGTTAAGAAAATAAAAGATATTGCCAGCAACATGGTCTTCTTTCACAGCAGTTTTTAGTTTCTTCACTTGAAATTTCGCAATTTCCTTAATTTGCTCTTCTGTGAGACTTAATGAATTTACCACATTTTCATCAATTAAGCGATAGGTAGTACCAGCATCTAAAGCAAAATAAACGCGTGTTTCTGCAGTATGTTCAGCTGTGATAAATTTATGGCCCTCGTTAGATTCAGTTGGGAAAGAAGTTGAGCGAATAACCGGAAAAATATGTTCGGTCGATTTCATTTCTCCTTTCGCTTCTTTTTCCATCGCTTCAAAAGTTTCTGTAATGGTATAAACGATTTCTTGAATCGCGGCATCACCTTTTGCTTCGAATCGGTTGATTACTTGCGGCAAGGAAATACTCATGCCTTTACCGAGTTCTTTGTGTTGAATGTTGACAACATCTTGTTCGCGGTCAAAGCGCCATTCTAGTTGGCGGCTTGGCATACGCTCTCTTAATATATTAAAAAGTTCAGTAGATTTCATCGTTGGTTGGCCTCACTTTCATAAATAAACGGTTCAGCCAAGTATAGGCGAACCGTTTTTGTTGTTATTGCGACAAATTCGAAACAAACTCTTCGATTTCTGCCTGTGTTTTACGGTCTTTGCTAACAAAGCGTCCCGTTTCCTGTCCATTTGCAAAACCAAGAAAACTAGGAATGCCATAAATATCTTGCTCAATACACAAATCGATAAACTGGTCGCGATCCACTGATATAAACGTATAAGCTGAAAACTTCTTTTCGATATCAGGCATGATTGGATCAATTACACGGCAATCTGGACACCATGCTGCAGTGAACATAAAAACAACCTTTTTTTGCTTCGTTAATTCGTGAAATTCATCCGTAGATTGCAAGCTTCTCATTTGAGTAATCCCCTATTCATTCTTCGCGATTGAGCGTACAGTTTTCATCATCCAGTCCATATTTTTTGGAAGTTCGTTTTCGTTTGTAGTCGTCGTCAAGCTCACTCCACCCGCACTAACAACTAGTTCTAACTGATTTTCCGCAACTTCTTTAACTGTTGTAAATCCGAAACGACCGTTTTGCTGAAACGTCTCATCTACCAGCCATTGCTGATCCGAATCAACTTTTTGCAAATCATAGAAGAAAGTACTTGTAGCTTTTTCGTTCGGATTAATGACTAAAGCAAAAGAGTTTTTGCCATTTGTGATTAAGCGATTGAATTCATCCGCTGTTTCTTCAATAACGTAATCATTTGGCACAAACAAATCGACTTGCCCAACCATTTCATTGGGATTTTCCGGCTTTGCCTGAAACGCATCACGTGCGTTCGATACTCCCTGTAAAACCTGTTCTTCCGGCGCTACCGCACAGCCAGACAATAGGCCTAGCAGCACAGCCAGCATAAAAACCCGTCTATATCGAGGCACGCACATTCCCCCTGACATTACTGCTATTTATTTTAAAGGTGTTTTCAAAGACATGCAACTTAATCGCCGTCTCTCTGATACTGCCCAATTAATAATTTAACAACGTGACCGAACATTTCTCCTCGATTAACAAGACCATCCGTTAAAATACCAATGGCTCCTTTATGATGACGGATTCCACTTTCGTTGGCGTAGTCATCCATGATTGTACCAAGTTCAGTACCCGAACGAAGACCTGCTGCAATTTCCTCTGGTAGTGGAATTTGAGCACCCGCTGCTGTAATCAAACGTCCGTCTTGAGTTGCTAACGCCCCCCAATTGCATAAGTATAAAATCTCTTCAACTTCATATACTCCGCCTTCTAGCCCGATAGCGAAATCTTGATCTCCTAATGCATTTTTGGCTCTGTTAACTGCTCCTTGACGCGTTTCTTGCTGAGAAAAAGGCTGTGCTGAAACTTCCGATTCAGCATCTACAGCGGATAAATCAACAGCCCATTCTAGGTTTTTAAATACATTTGACACTGCCGTAATTTTCGCAGAATTTTTTGATGCAATTGCTACACGATTTTTTCTCATCAATAGTATTCCCTTCAAAAAAAGAGCCCTGCAGGCACTTTTTAGACATTTTTTTGGATGGTTTCAAGCGTTGTTCGATCTGTCGCTTTTATAAGCTTCACTAATAACTCTTTAGCTGCTGCATAATCGTCTGTGTGAATGATTGACGCTGAAGTATGAATGTAGCGAGAGCAAATTCCAATTACTGAGCTTGGAATTCCTTCATTGGCTGTATGTACTCGTCCTGCATCTGTTCCACCTTGTGAAACAAAATATTGATACGGAATATTATGTGTTTCGGCTGTATCCAATATAAATTCACGCATACCACGATGAGTGACCATGCTCTTGTCTAGAATACGTAATAATGTTCCTTGACCAAGCTGGCCAAACTCATTTTTATCGCCTGTTGCATCATTGGCCGGACTGGCATCTAGTGCAAAAAATAAATCTGGTTTGATCATCGTTGCTGCTGTCTGTGCTCCTCGCAAACCAACTTCTTCCATCACTGTAGCGCCTGAGAACAATTGGTTCGGTAGTTTTTCATCTTTTAGTTCTTTTAAAAGTTCAATCGCTAAGCCACAGCCATAACGATTATCCCATGCTTTCGCCATAATTTTCTTATCATTAGCCATTGGAGTAAATGGGCTGAATGGCACAATTTGTTGCCCAGGTTGGATGCCAAGTGCCAGTGCATCTTGTTTATCATCGGCACCAATATCAATCAACATGTTCTTAATGTCCATTGGCTTACTGCGAAGTTCTTCGCTTAATAAGTGTGGAGGAATAGAGCCGATCACACCTGGAATTACCGTGTCGCCTGCCATAATGTCTACACGCGTAGCTAGCATCACTTGGTTCCACCAGCCACCTAAAGGCTGAAAACGAATCATGCCATTATCGGTAATTTGGGTGACCATGAATCCCACTTCATCCATATGGCCAGCAACCATAATACGCGGGCCGTCTTCTTGACCATCTTTAACGCCGAAAACGCTTCCTAAATTGTCTTGAAGCAAGCGGTCAGCGTATTTCCCCAGCTCTTGTCGCATAAATTTACGGACAGCGTGTTCATTTCCTGGTGCTCCTGGTAGTTCGGTTAAGATTTTAAACATTTCAAGAGTTTCAGTATGCATATTAAAATTCCCCCTAATTCATTTACCTTTATCAAGTTTAGTGCTTTTATCAGATAATTTCCAGTTTTATACTCTCTTTTTTAAAATAACTAGACTTTCAAGCTTTCATTTCGTCCTTCAAAATATTTATGGTACAATTTATCCACTAAGCAGAGGAGGGATTTTAGTGAAAAATCGTGATTTACTTATTGGATTTGCTACAGGCATCGCAGCTTCGTATTTAGCAAAAGAAGTCTATAATCGTACAGAAAAGCTATATCCAGCAGATGACGTATTAAAAGAAGTTAAATCTGCATTTAAAGAAGAAGGCCCTATTGATGGTTCTTGGATTTTTATGAAAACCGAGCCTTATAAGCAGCATGCATTAACAACCGAAGTCTATAAAGGCGGTATTACTCGCCATAAAGAAGATGAACTTCAACAATTCGAATTTTTAGCTGATGCTTTTACCGGTGCAGTGATCGAAGTAAAACAAGTATAAAAAAAGGAGCCCATAGGCTCCTTTTTTTATAGATTTTTTTCTTTCCGCTCTAGTGCTTCGACAATTTCTTTGCCGTCTGTACTCCACTTCAGAATGCGGTAATACGCATCGTGATAAAAACTAAAATAATAGCCGTTTTCCAATGCTTCTTTCATCAGCTTTTCTTTTGCGTAAATTGAATCCATCGGGTAATCATCAAAAGCTAACACCCATAATGGATTTTGATGCGCGTGAGTTGGCATGATGTCGGCCATATGCAAAATTGTTTCATGGCCACTAGTCATTTTGATGACACTATGGCCATCTGAATGACCTCCGGTATGAATGAGCGTGATAGCATCAAACAAGGTTTTTTCACCTTCAAAAGTTTCGACTTGATCGACAATAGGTTGCCAATTTTCTTTCCAGTAAGTGTTTCGTGAGCGGATATTCGGATGTTGCATTTCATTCCATTCTACTGCTGATACATGGATTTTAGCATTTGGAAAAGTAGACACCAGCTCTTCGCCTTGCCATTTCGTTAACCCCGCTGCATGATCGCCGTGAAGATGAGTCATTAAGACGGTATCAATATCTTCAGGTGCTAGCCCAAGCTCCGCCAAATCTTCTTCTACTCGCGACTGCTCAGAAACACCTAGGTTCCGCAACTGACGCTCTGTCAATTTGCCATCACCAAGACCGCTGTCGATTAGTATATTATGACCTTCAAACTGGACAAGTATAGGATGTGTTGGTAATTCAATTTGATTTTTTTCATTGGTTGGATAACGTTTTGACCAAATGACTTTTGGTACTACCCCAAACATCGTACCGCCGTCCAAAAAAGTCGTGCCCCCATCAAGCCAAGTTAAGTTCATCTCGTGAAATTGAAATGTCTGCATTCCCTTATCCCCCCTATTATGATCAACTACCTGAAAACTGTGCTTCCATTCGGTAAATTGGTTGGCCTTTTTTCGAGAATTTTTCTTCGTACTCGGTCATGATGTTCCATTCAGGCTCATTGTCATGAAGATCCAATGACACCTCTTTTAATAACATACCATATTCAGAAATACTCGTGAGTGAATATTCGAACAGTTTTCTATTGTCAGTCTTAAAGTGAATTTCGCCTTTTTTAGGTAATACGGCTTCATATAATTTAAGAAATGATTCATGTGTCAACCGGCGTTTTGCGTGACGTGTTTTTGGCCACGGATCCGAAAAATTTAAGTAGAGTCTGTCCACTTCACCTTTTTCGAAATAATCAGCAATTTTTTTTGCATTAACTTTTAAAAGCCGTAAGTTTGGAACGCCGTTTTCTTGTTCAAGAACTGTCTCAAGAGCTGTGACGATGACACTATCAAACAGTTCGATGCCGATGTAGTTGATGTCTGGATTTGCTTTTGCCATTCCAATAATAAAGCGGCCTTTACCGGTCCCTGCTTCGATATGAAGCGGCTGATTATTGCCAAAAACTTCGTTCCACTTGCCTTTTTGTTGTTCTGGATCTGGTATAACAATCTCCGGGTGATTATCGAGCAAATCTGCTGCCCATGGTTTAAAACGTGATCTCATGTTTCATCCTCTTTCTATTTATATAAGCTGAGCTAGTAATTCTAACCTGTCGCAAACCAGTACCTGCATCACGAAGCGTACTTTGTCATCGGCAACTGTTATTGACTTAAAACTCCTTTTAATTCAACTTATATAGTCGGTTAATTTTATTGATTGCCAATCGGTTTGACTTACTGTGTAGCTGACTAAATCGTTTGCTGGGCTCATGCCAGCATCATCTCCATCTACATGACGGCATACTGGCTTTTCGGTCGAGAGCCAAAATTCTGTGCTGCTCATTTGAGTAACTTCTTTGAAACGTGTATGTGCTCCGCTGAATACCGTACCAAAAACCAGCAATAGTTTCAAACGGGAAATTTTGTGAACGACCGTCAATTCAAGTAAACCATCGTCCGTTTTTGAGGAAGGCGAGATTTTCATGCCCCCACCAAAATAAGGTTGGTTGTTGACAGTCGCTAACCAAACGTCTTTGTAAGTAACTAGATTACCGTCGCATTTTACAGACAACGTAAACTTCTCGAATTTCAATAAAGTCCGGATGACATAGACAACGTAAACTAATTTCCCTAGACCCAGTTGGTTTAGTTTTTTCTTAAGAGGTGACCGGTTAACCGAAATGGATATTTCTGCATCAAAGCCGATACCTGAACTGCTAACAAACTGAAAAGCTTTGCCGTTAGTGAATTCACCAAGGTCTTGCCGTTTGGGTAACGGCTTGTGAAGAAATTGTTCAATTGCCTGCGCATCTGTAAAAGTGCCGTAAGCACGTCCAAAATCATTGCCTGATCCTGCTGCTATTGAACCAACAATCAATTTTTCAGATCCTGCTGCACCTGCAATAATTTCACGCAGCGTACCATCTCCACCAAAGCCGATTAAGAGAGCAACTTGTTTACTTTCCCGGTAGTTTGCAGCAATAGCTAAGGCGTGTCCAGAATATGTAGTGACGACTTGTTCGAATGGAAACTGAATTGTTTTCTCAAAGCGGCGCCATCTTTTCAAGGCTCGACCATTCCCAGCTGCAGGATTAATAATAAATACTATTTTCATAAACACTCGCCTTCGGATGTATTAGATGTGTCTTTAAAGCCGATAATCGAAGATCTTTTGATAACGTGGTATTTCTTTCATTGCAATTCGGAACAGTGAAAACTCCGTCACTTCAAATTGCATCTGATCAATTGAAAATTGTGGTTCTGCAGGCACGCCTCCTGCCCATTTACTAGCCAATGTGATATGCGGCACGAATTCTTTCAGGTTTGGACTCACCTGTAGTGAATCCAAAGCATGGACAATTTGTCGCTGAAGCACATTTAATTCTTCACAACTTTCAAGAGAGGCATAAATTATACGTGGAGTTACCGGGTTACCGAAAGTCTTAATGCCATTCACTGTTAGTTTAAATGGCTGCTGATTGGTTCTGGCTAGTAGTTTTTCAATTTGACCTATTTCGCCATTCACATCTTCGCCAATAAACAGTAAGGTAATATGCATATCTTGAGCTGGGGTTTGCCTTTTATGACTTTTCAACTTCCAACTGTCTCGTTCTGCAACTAAGTTCTCTGCAATGTTCTGTGGAATTTTTATGCCAATAAAGTAATGTGGTTTCATTTAACGTCACCTCGCTTCAGTTTACCATGTGCACGGGTACAAAAAAATAGTGATTGGCTTGAGCCAATCACTTTTCTTCTGATAAATGATGGATTACGATTTTACGCCGACTCCAATGCGCGCTTCAAAAGCCGCCTGTAATTTACGCGTCAATTCTCCAGGAACACCTTGACCGATTTTTTTATCACCAATTGCGACAACTGGCATTACTTCAGTGGTCGTTGAAGACATGATAAATTCGTCCATTTCAAGTGCTTGAGCTTTTGTGAAAGGTGTTTCTTCTACTGGAATTTCCAACTCTTCGCATAATTCAAGAATTACACGTCTCGTAATGCC is part of the Planococcus kocurii genome and encodes:
- the ytxJ gene encoding bacillithiol system redox-active protein YtxJ, which codes for MENLVHVDDLDSLKQAVGHNQHYWLFKHSSTCPVSAKAWNEYNEYSSLHPNQLFLYLVVQENRELSKAIEEITGVTHESPQLFHFTSQKMDWHASHDKIKSDSMKEFIF
- a CDS encoding YtxH domain-containing protein, encoding MSKNKNFYNQSDANDSQYNKDYYTQGGQYSQNSGRSYQQSDYVPQSYGASNRYDDLYDYEESDGGSSFLVGILVGGVIGAAAALFLAPKSGKEFQADLKTQATTLKEKASQQTDFNDDGSGGFAKQLKEQSTKVVDKVKNMKAGNSPMDDGTASSEGEESIDIHSTIQNSSADFDAFTSTANALKEAVEEVKEEKKSSSSNSANTGSNMNSNTASASKGPNTTSSNNNSNKSSNPTTNYDKKN
- a CDS encoding DUF948 domain-containing protein; this translates as MDWQILLYIAAIVAAIGFLVLCIALAMTLNSLKNTLKEVSGTVAGLENQLQGVTLETTNLLHKTNELAEDIQVKSEKLNGVVDAVKGVGNSVTDLNSTVRRITSSVGVHVEQNEDKIAQVVQWGNVAMGIRDKWNERKIYEARANAASVPVPGQKKLPHNEQY
- the murC gene encoding UDP-N-acetylmuramate--L-alanine ligase is translated as MTVLHFTGIKGSGMSPLAQIMHDMGEHVQGSDIEQHFFTEDRLRERGITILPFDANNIEKEMTIIAGNAFGDDHPELVQARELGATIIRYHQFLGDLMRQYVSVAITGAHGKTSTTGLMAHVLAGYKPVSYLIGDGTGVGQEDSHFFVAEACEYRRHFLAYHPDYAIMTNIDFDHPDYFTGIDDVFKAFEEMAQQVKKCIIACGDDEYLQRIQAPIPVVYYGFGEENDFQARNVTKTVEGTTFDVVIRNEFFHTFTLPMFGDHAILNALAVISLCHYENIPADIIQQQFEDFEGVKRRFTQSAIGDRILIDDYAHHPTEIRATLQSARQKYPERELIAIFQPHTFTRTQTFLQEFADCLAEADQVYLCDIFGSAREKVGTLKIQDLAEKIEGSHLLQLEEVDLLAKHGNAVYLFMGAGDVTKFQEAFENGLNTGKTV
- a CDS encoding DNA translocase FtsK, with protein sequence MSWIKNVWNRMFTDDTEEFEEEEIISETPPTVKKEKAPFRFPLIPDEEKEGFIHDVKRAAPRQEKPFFNERERETSRKEPVFPIEKKVMGPKEAPIRQSTIANRKNAELPVNKTRRFEPTRIASPIHGFNTARPAPTQKLGEDREEKISRQLLDEAIEEKARSGWHKPKAPIEHEIAPIFEKKEEPIIAVAKAVETTESIEESVVINVSEEEPAEVSIVEEKQDERIVPPFSPIKTAPVAAATEENNELETISEPTIELSAVTELKIDEEQSESAMARELPAQEQQPSTEAMSTPAPKREKTVPFNVLMLKSDKELLKNKTKPLSDVPPHDEQLVTTPLSEKKTVNLVDQPSHAFNSVSEAESQAYQLPLLEYLMAPENDRKDDVWMDEQGIRLIEALSHFQIKAEILSIVQGPAVTQFELKVAQGIKVSKIRNLADDLKLALAARDIRIQAPIPGKSSIGIEIPNRTSRAVRISEIIGSAIFEESDSPLEAALGLDLTGKPVTLDLRKMPHGLIAGATGSGKSVCINSLLVSLLYKSSPRDLKLLLIDPKMVELAPYNHIPHLVSPVITDVKAATASLKWAVEEMERRYQLFAHSGVRDISRYNKLVKEKGDYVQHLPYILIVIDELADLMMMSPSDVEDSICRIAQKARACGIHLVIATQRPSVDVITGLIKSNIPTRIAFSVSSQVDSRTILDSQGAERLLGRGDMLYLGNGMSAPNRLQGTFVTDDEIEKVIEHVRLQGKPEYFFREEELIKRSESPAEQDDLFEEACRFIMTQGSASTSLLQRKFHIGYNRAARLMDLIEKHGFISEQNGSKARSVLITENDIEEVFR
- the ytpR gene encoding YtpR family tRNA-binding protein produces the protein MNVFYNNEGIGDVLLVQLQTETPEKINPEQFGDITLIKDATGTIAGFNVFNASSYAELAEGQQVEVSEKLVTSLQNALAKNGVDFTLEVDFSPKFVIGFVEAKEKHPNADKLNVCQVVVGDEQLQIVCGAPNVEQGQKVVVAKVGAVMPSGMIIRDAELRGVASSGMICSAKELALPDAPDEKGILVLSDDAEIGSAFKVKA